The following proteins come from a genomic window of Flavobacterium eburneipallidum:
- a CDS encoding LTA synthase family protein — protein sequence MELATPNFIGQYDTRPNQLFIEYLIYPKEVIQLLYKGYLVSIIATFIFITAFVYILIKFRKNLFGIETSVYKTKLILFPVIAFLLFFGARSSLTSKRPINASNAVFSTDQLTNCLGLNSFYTVGFAVYSMKNEGNSDKMYGKMNPIEAISRVKKYMNVAESDFINKELPLLHQVYSDSLVDKPYNIVIILEESLGAEYVGSLGGLPLTPEFDKLTKEGLLFTNLFCTGTRSVRGIEAVVTGFLPSPSESVVKLNNSQTDFYTIASLLKTKGYDTSFIYGGMANFDNMGSFFNGNGFDTIIDEGNFVSKESAYHSTWGWSDEDVMKKANTYFTSLKEKPFVSLIFSSSNHEPFEYPEGRIKLYDKQKNTVNNAMKYADYSIGKFFEMAKKEAYYKNTIFIVIADHNTRTYGKHLVPIHKFHIPALIIGPNFPKGEKYTKLCSQIDIQPTVLSKIGMNVITPMPGRNLFLLPESTKGRAIMQFHDVNAFRVDNQVIIMQPYKEPLQFKIENDTVLTPVSLDKELAKDALAHVITASYLYKQRKYNLKIPN from the coding sequence TTGGAACTAGCCACTCCGAATTTTATTGGACAATATGACACGAGACCCAATCAATTATTCATAGAATATTTAATTTATCCTAAAGAAGTAATTCAGCTACTGTACAAAGGCTATCTAGTGTCAATTATTGCAACATTTATATTTATTACTGCTTTTGTTTATATCCTAATAAAATTTAGAAAAAATCTTTTCGGAATAGAAACTTCTGTTTATAAGACTAAATTGATTTTATTTCCTGTTATTGCCTTTCTTTTGTTCTTTGGGGCTCGTTCCAGTCTCACTTCAAAACGTCCTATAAATGCGAGTAATGCTGTATTTTCTACAGACCAATTAACAAATTGTTTAGGCTTAAATTCATTTTACACTGTAGGTTTTGCAGTTTATTCTATGAAGAATGAAGGAAATTCAGATAAGATGTATGGAAAAATGAATCCTATTGAAGCGATTTCTAGAGTGAAAAAATATATGAATGTTGCTGAAAGTGATTTTATCAATAAAGAATTGCCGTTACTTCATCAGGTATATTCGGATAGTTTGGTTGATAAACCATACAATATAGTGATTATACTTGAAGAAAGTTTAGGTGCTGAATATGTTGGTAGTCTTGGAGGGTTGCCATTAACACCTGAATTTGATAAACTGACTAAAGAAGGTTTGTTGTTTACTAATTTGTTTTGCACCGGAACACGAAGTGTACGTGGAATCGAAGCTGTTGTAACGGGATTTTTACCTTCTCCATCAGAAAGCGTAGTAAAATTAAACAATTCTCAAACTGATTTTTATACTATTGCCAGCTTACTGAAAACAAAAGGATATGATACCAGTTTTATATATGGAGGAATGGCTAATTTTGATAATATGGGATCATTTTTTAACGGCAATGGTTTTGATACAATAATTGATGAAGGAAATTTTGTTTCAAAAGAAAGTGCTTATCATTCTACTTGGGGTTGGTCAGACGAAGATGTGATGAAAAAAGCCAATACCTATTTTACTTCTTTAAAAGAGAAGCCTTTCGTCTCATTGATTTTTTCTTCTTCAAATCACGAACCTTTTGAATATCCCGAAGGAAGAATCAAATTATATGACAAGCAAAAGAATACTGTAAATAATGCAATGAAATATGCCGATTATTCCATTGGAAAGTTTTTTGAAATGGCCAAAAAGGAAGCTTATTATAAAAACACCATTTTTATCGTCATAGCAGATCATAACACCAGAACCTATGGAAAGCATTTAGTTCCAATACATAAGTTTCATATTCCTGCATTAATCATTGGTCCAAATTTTCCTAAAGGAGAGAAATACACTAAATTGTGTAGTCAAATTGATATTCAACCTACTGTTTTAAGTAAAATTGGAATGAATGTAATTACACCTATGCCTGGAAGAAATTTATTTTTGTTGCCAGAAAGTACAAAAGGACGTGCTATAATGCAATTTCACGATGTAAATGCTTTTAGAGTTGATAATCAGGTAATCATAATGCAACCTTATAAAGAACCCTTGCAATTTAAAATTGAAAATGACACCGTTTTAACTCCAGTTTCTTTAGACAAAGAATTAGCTAAAGACGCATTGGCTCACGTAATTACTGCCTCCTATCTGTATAAACAACGAAAATATAATTTAAAAATTCCAAATTGA
- a CDS encoding DUF6660 family protein, with protein sequence MKFVNIILSIIFLILSSMPCADMKVDRSVYGKTEFASSHDNHSHDNQKDLCSPFCICNCCGSQITSFSEFVIIDFPIPSNGIKTQLPTYKYVFASNFFGSIWQPPQIA encoded by the coding sequence GTGAAATTTGTAAACATCATATTATCAATCATTTTCCTAATACTTTCAAGTATGCCTTGTGCAGATATGAAAGTGGATCGTTCTGTATATGGTAAAACCGAATTCGCTTCAAGCCACGATAATCATTCTCACGATAATCAAAAAGATTTATGTTCCCCATTTTGCATTTGCAATTGTTGCGGTTCACAAATTACAAGTTTTTCAGAATTTGTAATTATTGACTTTCCAATACCATCCAATGGTATTAAAACACAATTACCTACATACAAATACGTTTTTGCTTCCAATTTCTTCGGAAGTATTTGGCAACCACCTCAAATAGCATAA
- a CDS encoding CusA/CzcA family heavy metal efflux RND transporter, with the protein MLDKIIQFSIKNKFIILLFTLVLIAWGSYSIKNLPLDALPDVTNNQVQIITTAPTLASQEVEQLITYPLEQAVKTIPKVIELRSISRFGLSVVTVVFKDDVDIFWAREQIFQRLKQAEENIPKYAGSPELGPISTGLGEIYQYDVYAKKGYEDKYDAVKLRTIQDWIITPQLQGVEGVAEVSTWGGKLKQYEVAINPNKLNSLGITITDIFEALEKNNQNTGGAYIEKDQYSYFIRGVGMATGIKDLENIVVANKNGAPILVRNVAEVREGVALRYGASTKDGKGEIVCGMALMLKGENSSAVVNRVKEKMDQINKTLPEGVVAEAFIDRGKLVDSAIGTVTKNLLEGALIVIFVLILFLGNLRAGLIVASVIPLSMLFAVILMNTFGVSGNLMSLGAIDFGIIVDGAVIIVEATMHHLQKLKRKKDLTQSEMDEEVYQSASKIRNSAAFGEIIILIVYLPILALVGTEGKMFRPMAMTVGFAVIGAFVMSLTYVPMMSAMFLSKNTEHKTNFSDRMMAWFEGIYTPFLEKALRFKKAVLAISLGLFVLALVIFQNMGGEFIPTIEEGDLALNATIMTGSSLSQMVKTTTEYEKILKAKFPEIKTIVTKIGSGEIPTDPMPIESGDMIIVLKDKSEWTGDYDNWEDLANAMKEEMEAIPGANIEVSQPIQMRFNELMTGSRSDIAIKIFGDDLEILDTKAKELIAKVNNIEGIGDLKADKVTGLPQITVKYDYNKIALYGLNITDINQIIRSSFAGESAGKIYEESKRFDVVVRMDAASRTDITDVSNLFIPLPNGQQVPLSQVATVSYEQGPVQVSRENGKRRITVGLNVRGRDIKSVVEEIQAKLDKDFKLPPGYYVTYGGQFENLIEATKRLSVALPIALALIMVLLYFTFNSMKQSLLIFTAIPLSAIGGVFALWMRGMPFSISAGIGFIALFGIAVLNGIVLISYFNQLKSEGITDPLQRVLMGTKTRLRPVLMTAAVASLGFMPMALSTSGGAEVQKPLATVVIGGLLSATLLTLIVLPILYLLFEKGIKARRKIKTPIVTLIVLLISSFSFAQNSQPISLQKAIEIAKTNNIDLKIADKEIEKQTVLKKTAFQADPLQVQYQGGQFNSKYYDSNVSIQQYFPIGRITKANRQLQEELVKLAEKRKALSEYEIEKAVTIAYYQYLYGVSVQKLNADLLEIYSKFLKNAELRFETGESGKIEVISAKAKSKEIETQQAQLEFDLAIYQKQLQFFIQTEENIVPDSTTPMQYSFQPNENQSKVETLVTDYYTQQISVYQKEANTFKALRTPKLGLGYFGQTIDTKSYFQGFTAGLQIPLFGGVNSAKAKASAISISQSQLELDKNKLTLKLQMQELKNDFEKQQKALDYYQKEGLLYAEQIIATAQKSYANGDMSYWYYISFLNQAIDIKKQNAEATNAYNQSAIQLQFPSISNK; encoded by the coding sequence ATGTTAGACAAAATCATACAATTTAGTATAAAGAACAAGTTCATTATACTCTTATTTACCCTTGTACTTATAGCTTGGGGAAGCTATTCTATTAAAAATTTACCGCTAGATGCCTTGCCAGATGTTACTAATAATCAAGTGCAAATTATTACTACTGCACCAACATTGGCAAGTCAGGAAGTAGAACAATTAATTACCTATCCACTCGAACAGGCTGTAAAAACTATTCCAAAAGTAATCGAATTGAGAAGTATCTCTCGTTTCGGATTGTCTGTGGTAACTGTTGTCTTTAAAGACGATGTAGATATTTTTTGGGCAAGAGAGCAAATTTTTCAGCGCTTAAAGCAAGCCGAAGAAAACATTCCTAAATATGCAGGCTCTCCAGAATTAGGACCTATTTCTACAGGTCTAGGAGAAATATACCAATACGATGTATATGCTAAAAAAGGCTATGAAGATAAATACGATGCCGTAAAATTACGAACTATTCAAGATTGGATTATCACTCCACAATTACAGGGTGTTGAAGGTGTTGCCGAAGTCAGTACTTGGGGAGGAAAATTAAAACAATACGAAGTGGCTATTAATCCGAATAAACTAAATAGTTTAGGAATAACCATTACCGATATTTTTGAGGCACTCGAAAAAAACAATCAAAATACAGGTGGTGCTTATATTGAAAAAGACCAATACTCTTATTTCATTCGTGGTGTCGGTATGGCTACAGGCATCAAAGATTTAGAAAACATAGTGGTTGCAAATAAAAACGGAGCACCTATTTTAGTTCGAAATGTAGCCGAAGTTCGAGAAGGTGTAGCACTGCGTTATGGGGCATCTACTAAAGACGGAAAAGGAGAAATTGTATGTGGAATGGCTCTTATGCTAAAAGGAGAAAATTCAAGTGCAGTTGTCAATAGAGTAAAAGAAAAAATGGATCAGATTAACAAAACTCTTCCAGAGGGAGTGGTTGCTGAAGCTTTTATTGATAGAGGAAAATTAGTAGATAGTGCCATAGGAACTGTTACTAAAAACCTATTGGAAGGTGCATTAATAGTAATATTTGTATTGATCTTATTTCTTGGAAATCTTCGTGCAGGACTAATTGTAGCATCTGTAATTCCATTATCAATGCTTTTCGCTGTGATTTTGATGAATACCTTTGGAGTAAGCGGAAATCTAATGAGTTTAGGAGCAATCGATTTTGGAATTATTGTCGATGGTGCGGTTATAATTGTCGAAGCAACAATGCATCATTTGCAAAAACTCAAAAGAAAAAAAGATTTAACCCAATCTGAAATGGATGAAGAGGTATATCAATCGGCTTCCAAAATTAGAAACAGTGCCGCTTTTGGCGAAATAATTATCCTAATAGTGTATTTACCAATCCTGGCATTAGTTGGCACAGAAGGTAAAATGTTCCGACCAATGGCAATGACAGTAGGATTTGCAGTAATAGGTGCATTTGTTATGTCTTTAACCTATGTACCAATGATGAGCGCAATGTTCTTATCCAAAAATACAGAACACAAAACCAATTTTAGTGATAGAATGATGGCTTGGTTCGAGGGAATATATACCCCGTTTTTAGAAAAAGCATTGCGTTTCAAAAAAGCAGTTTTGGCTATTTCATTAGGTCTATTTGTATTGGCACTAGTAATTTTTCAAAATATGGGTGGAGAATTCATTCCAACAATTGAAGAAGGAGATTTAGCCTTAAATGCTACAATTATGACAGGAAGTTCGCTTTCGCAAATGGTAAAAACAACCACAGAATATGAAAAAATTCTAAAAGCTAAATTTCCCGAAATTAAAACAATAGTAACCAAAATTGGTAGTGGTGAAATTCCAACGGATCCAATGCCTATAGAAAGTGGGGATATGATTATTGTACTTAAAGACAAAAGTGAATGGACAGGTGATTACGACAATTGGGAAGATTTAGCCAATGCAATGAAAGAAGAAATGGAAGCCATTCCGGGTGCTAATATTGAAGTTTCACAACCAATTCAAATGCGATTCAACGAGTTAATGACCGGAAGCCGAAGTGATATAGCCATTAAAATTTTTGGTGATGATTTAGAAATTTTAGATACTAAAGCCAAAGAATTGATTGCTAAAGTCAATAATATTGAAGGTATTGGCGATTTAAAAGCAGATAAAGTAACAGGCTTACCGCAAATTACTGTAAAATACGATTACAATAAAATTGCATTATATGGTTTGAATATTACCGATATCAACCAAATCATCCGTTCCTCATTTGCAGGAGAAAGCGCAGGTAAAATCTATGAAGAAAGCAAACGATTTGATGTAGTGGTAAGAATGGATGCAGCTAGCCGAACAGATATTACTGATGTGAGCAATCTATTTATTCCTTTACCAAACGGACAACAAGTACCACTATCACAAGTAGCAACGGTTTCTTATGAGCAAGGCCCTGTTCAGGTTTCTCGTGAGAATGGTAAACGTAGAATTACTGTTGGATTAAACGTTCGTGGTCGAGATATAAAAAGCGTTGTCGAAGAAATTCAGGCTAAACTTGATAAAGATTTCAAACTTCCCCCAGGTTATTATGTTACTTATGGAGGACAATTCGAAAACTTGATTGAAGCTACTAAAAGACTTTCGGTTGCCTTACCTATTGCATTAGCATTAATAATGGTGCTGCTATATTTTACTTTCAATAGTATGAAACAATCTTTGCTAATATTTACAGCTATTCCATTATCAGCCATTGGAGGTGTTTTCGCACTATGGATGAGGGGAATGCCTTTCAGTATTTCGGCAGGAATTGGATTTATAGCCCTTTTCGGAATCGCAGTGTTAAACGGAATTGTATTGATTTCTTATTTCAATCAATTGAAATCTGAAGGAATAACCGATCCATTACAAAGAGTTTTAATGGGTACAAAAACGCGTTTACGCCCTGTTTTAATGACAGCTGCTGTAGCGTCTTTAGGATTTATGCCAATGGCATTATCCACCAGTGGTGGAGCTGAAGTACAAAAACCATTGGCAACAGTTGTTATTGGAGGATTATTATCGGCTACATTATTGACGTTGATTGTTTTACCAATACTTTATTTATTGTTTGAAAAAGGAATTAAAGCAAGAAGAAAAATAAAAACACCAATCGTTACCCTAATAGTTTTATTGATAAGTAGTTTTTCTTTTGCTCAAAATAGCCAGCCTATTTCATTACAAAAAGCTATCGAAATTGCAAAAACCAATAATATTGATTTAAAGATTGCTGATAAGGAAATTGAGAAACAAACGGTTCTGAAAAAGACAGCATTTCAAGCAGATCCTTTGCAAGTGCAATATCAGGGTGGGCAATTCAATAGTAAATATTATGATAGCAATGTTTCGATACAGCAGTATTTTCCAATTGGAAGAATTACAAAAGCCAATCGTCAATTACAGGAAGAATTGGTGAAACTAGCTGAAAAACGAAAAGCATTATCCGAATATGAAATCGAAAAAGCAGTAACAATCGCCTACTATCAATATTTATATGGTGTTTCTGTACAAAAACTAAATGCAGATTTATTGGAAATTTATTCCAAATTCTTAAAGAATGCAGAACTACGTTTTGAAACAGGCGAAAGCGGAAAAATTGAAGTAATCAGTGCCAAAGCAAAGTCAAAAGAAATAGAAACACAGCAAGCGCAACTCGAATTTGATTTGGCAATTTACCAAAAACAATTACAATTTTTTATTCAAACGGAAGAGAATATTGTACCGGATAGTACAACGCCAATGCAATATTCATTTCAACCAAATGAAAACCAATCCAAAGTAGAAACGTTGGTAACCGATTATTATACACAGCAAATTTCGGTGTATCAAAAAGAAGCCAATACTTTTAAAGCATTGCGAACACCAAAATTAGGATTAGGTTATTTTGGACAAACCATTGATACCAAATCTTATTTTCAAGGGTTTACTGCGGGTTTACAAATTCCTTTATTTGGTGGGGTAAATTCAGCTAAAGCTAAAGCATCTGCTATCAGTATTTCGCAATCCCAATTAGAATTAGACAAAAATAAATTGACTTTGAAATTACAAATGCAGGAATTGAAAAATGATTTCGAAAAGCAACAAAAAGCATTAGATTATTATCAAAAGGAAGGTTTGCTATATGCAGAACAAATAATTGCAACGGCTCAAAAAAGTTATGCCAATGGTGATATGAGTTATTGGTATTACATCAGTTTTTTGAATCAGGCTATCGACATCAAAAAGCAAAATGCCGAAGCTACCAATGCTTATAATCAAAGTGCTATTCAATTGCAATTTCCATCTATTTCTAACAAATAA